The stretch of DNA TTGCGGATGCGGCCGTGCTGCAGGCGGGCGGCGCCGCCGGTGCGGTAGCCGATCCACAGCACGCCGTCGGCAAACGCGTTGACCAGGCTGAGGTTGCGGGTCAACAGCGGCTCGTTGGATGGCACGAACTGTTCGAACTGAACGCCGTCAAATCGATACAGGCCGGTGGGCGCCGCCAGCCACAGCCAGCCATCGGTGGTCTGCGCCATCGACTGCACCAGCGCCGGCGCACCGTCGCGGGCGGTCCAGCTGGTGTGATGCAAGTTGATTGCCGGACGCACTGCGGCCGGCGCCTGGGCATGGCACACGGACGGCAACACGCAGCAGGACAGCATCACAAACAAGGCCAGTGCCTTGCCGTAAGCCGGCAATGGTCTCTTCATCAAAAATGCAACCAACAATTAGTTGTAATTCGGAATTTGTTTGCTATTGGCGAATATTGTATAGAAATCACCCGATCGTGTGTATGTCCATTTCGGGCTGCTAGCTATGCTGTTTGCTTCACCAAATACAGGAGGATTTATCATGCAAGCTATGTTCACCAAGCTGCTGGCCGCCGGCCTGCTGATGCTCGGCGTGGTCGCGGGACCGGCGCACGCCGAGGCGCCGAAAAGCCAGTTCGCCGAAGTCAACGGCGTGCGGCTGCACTACCTCACTGCCGGCAAAGGCGATCCGGTCATCCTGCTGCACGGCTATACCGAGTCGAGCCACATGTGGCTGCCGCTGATCGACAAGCTGTCGAGGGATCATCTGGTGATCGCGCCGGATCTGCGCGGCTTCGGCCAATCCGGCCTGCCGCAAGGACCGTACACCAAGGCGGTGATGGCGCAGGATGTGCACGCGCTGGCGACCAGCCTGGGCATCAAGTCGGCCAAGGTGGTCGGCCATGATATCGGCCTGATGGTGGCCTATGCCTATGCCGCCCAGTATCCGCAGGAAGTCAGCAAGATCGCGCTGATGGACGCCTTCCTGCCGGGCGTCGGCAACTGGAAGGATGTATGGCTGCTGCGCGACCTGTGGCATTTCCACTTCTATGGCGAAACGCCGTTGGCGCTGGTCAAAGGCCGTGAGCGCACCTACTTCGAACACTTCTGGAATGACTTCGCCGCCGACAAAACCAAGTCGCTGAGCGAAGCCGACCGCAAGTTCTACACCAACGAATATGCGCAACCGGGCCATATGCGCGCCGGCTTTGAAGTGTTCCGCGCCTTCGAGCAGGATGCCAAGGACTTCGCCGGCTACGCCAAAACCCCGCTGACGATGCCGATGCTGGTGCTGACCGGCGAAAAGGCCTCGGGCGAATTCCTGATCCAGCAGGCGCGCCTGGTGGACACCAATGTGGAGGGGGTCGTGGTCAAGGGCAGCGGCCACTGGCTGATGGAAGAAGCCACCGCCCAAGTCGTGCCGAAGCTGGTGGATTTTCTGAAATGAGCGTGTAATGCTCAGGCTGGTGCGTTCGACGCCAGCGTTTTCAGCGCCTGTTCCAGTTCCAGCTTGAGCGCCGCCAGGTGCGGCGCCAGCGCTTCCAGTTCGGCGGCGTCGGCCAGGCGCTCGATCTTGGCGCAACGCGCGTGCAGCGAGTCGGCGCCCAGATAAGCCACCGCCCCCATCAGCCGATGGGCGGCCAGCGCGACCGCCGCGGCGTCGCCGTTATCCAATCCCTGTTGTGCAACGTCCAGCAAGCGCGGTCCTTCGATCTGGAAGGCGGCGCGCATGGCGCGGTAGAGTTTGTCGCTGGAATCGGTCGTCGACGGCGCGGTGCGCGACGCTGCGCTCGATGCTGGTGCAGTCGTTACACCAAACATCGCGTCCAGCCTGGCCGGCATCGTATGCAGGTCTGCGATCAACGGCCGGCCCTGCGCCAGCAAGGCATCCAGCTGGCGCGCGATTTCAGCGTGCAAATCATTTTCATCAATCGGCTTGGGCAGGAAACCGTTGGCGCCGGCCGCCAGGAAACGCTGGCGGTCCTCCGGCCCGGCATTGGCCGTCAACGCAATCACCGGAATGCCGGGGTTGCGCACGCCATCCCGCCCGGCGCGCAGACGCTGCAAGGCGGCATAGCCATCCATGCGCGGCATGCGGTCGTCCATGATCAGCAGGTCGTAGTCGCGCGCGGCCAGTTCTTCCAGCGCCGCCACGCCATCTTCGACGACGGTGATGGTGTGCCCCATATAGCCCAGCAGTTCGCGCAGGATCAGCTGGTTGATGCTGCCGTCCTCGGCGCACAGCACCGCCAGGCTGGCCTGGTGCGGACGCAGCAGTTCGACTGGTGCGGCCGGCGCCGGTACGCCATGCTCCAGCGGCAACAGCACGCTGAACACGCTGCCCACGCCCGGCTGGCTGGTGGCCTCGATCCGCCCGCCCATGGCGGCCACGATATTCTTGCAGATCGCCAGGCCCAGGCCGGCGCCGCCATATTTGCGCGAGGTGGCGGCATCGGCCTGCTCGAATTTCTGGAACAGCCGGCCCAGCGCCTCGGCCGCGATGCCGATGCCGGTGTCGCGCACGGTGATGTTGATGCCTCGCCCATTCTGCCCGGGCCCGACGCTGACGCACACCTCGCCGCGCTCGGTGAACTTGATGCCGTTGCCGACCAGGTTGACCACCACCTGACGCAGCCGCGTCGGATCGCCGCGCCACCAGACCGGCAGCGCCGGATCGACTTCCGCCACCAGCGAAATACCCTTGGCCTCGGCGCGATTGGCCAGCAGGTCGACCACGTCGCGCAGCAGGGCCGGCAGGTCGAAGTCCAGATGCTCCAATGGCATCTTGCCCGCTTCCAGGCGTGAGAAATCGAGAATGTCGTTAATGATTTGCAGCAGCACCTCGGCGTTGCTCAGGCTCAGGCGCAGCTTGTCGCGGGTGGCGTGCGGCAGGCTGGCGTCGCGCAGCGCCGAACGCAGCATGCCGATGACGCCGCCCAGCGGTGTGCGCACCTCGTGGCTGATCATGGCCAGGAAGTCGCTCTTGAGCTGGTTGGAAACTTCAGCCGCCCGCCGCGCCGCCAGCGCTTCGGCATTTTGCGCGTGCACCGCGCGTTCGCGCACCAGCGCGCCTGCCAGCCCATGCAGCAGATAGGTGCACGACACGCATAAGATGCTGGCCACCAGCAGGAAGTTGATGCTCAGGATAATCCAGTGCGCCACCGGGCTGACCACCATCACCGCCAGGCCCGGCTCGACGCCGCCGAGGTAGCCGGCCACGAACAGGGTCGCGGTACAGCCTAGCAGCGCCAGCATGGCGGCCGTGCTGCCGATCAGCACCGTGCACAGCACCGGCACCGCCAGCAGATAGATCTGCGACAGCGGCCCCATCGCAAACAGCAGCATCACCGCCAGCAGGTAGGCGATGCCCAGCAAGGCCACGGCGCGCAAGCGGTAGGCAATGCTGCGGCGGTAATTCAGCACCACCATGCCGGCCAGCGCCACCACGTCGGTCACGATCAGCGGCCAGTGCCCCTGGCGCGCGCTGCCCCACATGCTGGGCAGCATGGCCACCAGTCCCAGCCAGAAGGCCACCGAACACAAACCGTCCAGCAGCCGTTGACGCCAGCCCTGCAAATCCTGGTCGCCGTGGTCGAGCGCCTGCAGGCGCCGTGACACGGCGCTACGCCAGGCTAGCAGCGGCGCCATGGGCATGGGTCAGCTCGCTTTGTTCAGCGCCGAGTGATGCCGCGCGTAGGTGAAGTACACGACCAGGCCGATCAGCAGCCAGATGATGAAGGCGATCCACGTGACGGCGCTGAGGAACACCATCAGCGCGCCACAGAACAGGATGGCCAGCGCCGGGATCACCGGCACGCCAGGGCAGCGGAAGGCTGGCTTCAGATCGGGACGCTGCTTGCGCAGCACGATCACCGCCACCGACACCAGGCAGAACGCCGCCAGCGTGCCGATGTTGGCCAGCTCGCCCAGCACTTGCAGCGGCACCAGCGCACCCAGCAGGCCGAACACGATGCCGACCAGCCACGTCGCCACGATCGGCGTGCCCTTGCCGTTCAGCGCCGACAGCTGCTTCGGCAGCAGGCCGTCGCGCGACATGGCGTACAGCACGCGGGTCTGGCCGAAAGCCATGACCAGGATCACGGTACTCATGCCGAGGATGGCGCCGACGTCGACGAAACCGGCGACCCAGTTTTCACCGGCGAATTGCAGCGCCAGCGAAACTGGATGGTCGATGCCCTTGAATTGGGTGAACGGCACAATGCCGGTCATGATCAGGCTGACCACCACATACAGCACGGTGCAGACCGCCAGCGAACCGATGATGCCGATCGGCAGGTCGCGCTTCGGTTGCTTGACCTCTTCCGCCGCCGTGGTCACCGCGTCAAAGCCAATGAAGGCGAAGAACACCAGCGCCGCCGCGCTCATCACGCCGGTGCCGCCGTACGGCATGAATGGATGCCAGTTGGCCGGCGTTACATGGCGCACACCGACGAAGATGAACAGCAGCACCACGGCGATCTTGATCACCACCATGATGTTGTTGATGCGGGCCGATTCGCGCACCCCCAGCGACAGCATGACGGTCAGCACCATCATGATCACGAACGCAGGCAGGTTGAAGAAGGTGGTCACGCCGGGCAGCGCGCCGGGCGCGGCCGACAACGCCACCGGGATGTGCCAGCCGAAACCGCTGATGAGGGATTGGAAATAGCCGGACCAGCCGACTGACACGGCCGAGGTCACCAGGCCGTATTCCAGGATCAAGTCCCAGCCGATCATCCAGGCGATGATTTCGCCCAGGATGGCGTAACTGTAAGTATAGATACCGCCGGCAACCGGCAGGATGGAGGCGAACTCCGCATAACACAGGGCGGCGAAGCCGCAGGCAAACGCGGCCACCACGAAGGACAGGGCCAATGCCGGGCCGGCGGTGGTCGCGCCGCTGCCGGTCAACACAAAGATGCCGGTGCCGACAATCGCGCCGATCCCCATCAGCACCAGGTCGACGGGGCCAAGGACTTTCCTCAGCCCGCCCGGCTTGGCGCTGGCTGCGCGCATTGCGTCGAAATCCTTGGTTCTCAAAATACTCACTGCTGCCTCCGTTGCTTTATTGAACATATTGCGCACACTTGAAGCGCGGCAGTATGACACAACCGAGGCCGGGCGGGCAGAATCAGCGGCCTGCAGCCGCCCTGGCGCGTGCCGCGTGCAGCTTTTTGTAGCTATCGAGCAACCGCTGGTGACGGTCCAGACCTTCCAGCTGCATGCTGGTCGGCGTCAGGCCGTAAAAGCGCACGCTGCCGTCTACCGAACCCAGCACCGCGTCCATGCGCTCGTTGCCGAACATGCGGCGGAAATTGACCACGTAGTCGTCCAGTTCCAGCTCGTCGTCCAGTTCCACTTCCAGCACCACGTTCAGCGCCTGGTAGAACAGGCCGCGTTCGACCGTATTGTCGTTGTATTGCAGGAAGGCGCCGACCAGCTCGTGCGCTTCGTCCAGCTGCTGCAAGGCCAGGTTGATCAGCAGCTTGAGCTCCAGCACGTTCAGCTGGCCCCATTCGGTGTTCTCGTCGAACTCGATGCCGATCAGCGTGGCGATGTCGCCGTAATCGTCCAGCTCGTTGTTTTCCAGGCGGTCCAGCAGCGCTTCCAGCTTGGCGTCGTCCAGGCGGTGCAGGTTCAGGATGTCTTCGCGGAACAGCAGCGACTTGTTGGTGTTATCCCAGATCAGGTCTTCCACCGGATAGACTTCCGAATAGCCCGGCACCAGGATGCGGCAGGCGGTCGCGCCCAGCTGGTCGTAGACCGCCGTGTACACTTCCTTGCCCATGTCCTTGAGGATGCCGAACAAGGTCGCGGCTTCTTCGGCGTTGGCGTTGTCGCCCTGCGCGGAGAAGTCCCATTCAACGAAATCGTAGTCGGCCTTGGCGCTGAAGAAGCGCCACGACACCACGCCGCTCGAATCGATGAAGTGTTCGACGAAGTTGTATGGCTCGGTGACGGCTTCGCTGGCGAAGGTCGGACGCGGCAGATCGTTCAGGCCTTCAAAGCTGCGGCCCTGCATCAGTTCGGTCAGGCTGCGTTCCAGCGCCACTTCCAGGCTCGGGTGCGCGCCGAACGAGGCGAACACGCCGCCGGTGCGCGGGTTCATCAGCGTCACGCACATCACCGGATATTGACCGCCCAGCGACGCATCCTTGACCAGCACCGGGAAGCCCTGCTCTTCCAGGCCCTGGATGCCGGCCACGATGCCGGGATATTTCGCCAGCACTTCTTGCGGCACATCCGGCAAGGCGATTTCGCCTTCCAGGATCTCGCGCTTGACGGCGCGCTCGAAAATCTCCGACAGGCACTGCACTTGCGCTTCGACCAGCGTGTTACCTGCGCTCATGCCATTGCTGGCGTACAGGTTCTCGATCAGGTTGGACGGGAAATACACCGTCTCGCCGTCCGACTGGCGTGCGAACGGCAGCGCGCAGATGCCGCGTTGCACGTTGCCGGAGTTGGTGTCGATCAGATGCTTGCCGCGCAGCTCGCCGTCCGGGTTGTAGATCTCCAAGGTGTAGTCGTCCAGCAGGCCGGCCGGCAGCTTGCTTTTCGGACCAGGCTTGAACCAGCGCTCGTTCGGATAGTGCACGAACTCGGCATTGGCGATGTCTTCGCCCCAGAAAGCGCCGGCATAAAAGTGATTGTTGCTGATGCGTTCGATGTACTCGCCCAGCGCCGAGGCCAGCGCGCTTTCCTTGGTCGAACCCTTGCCGTTGGTGAAGCACATCGGCGAGTGCGCGTCACGGATGTGCAGCGACCACACGTTGGGCACGATGTTGCGCCACGAGGCGATCTCAATCTTGATGCCGAGGCCGGCCAGCAGGCCGGACATATTGGCGATGGTCTGCTCCAGCGGCAAATCCTTGCCGGCGATATAGGTGCTGGTGTCGGCGCCCGGGCTGACGGTCAGCAGCGCTTGCGCGTCGGCGTCCAGGTTGGCGACTTCTTCAATGATGAAGTCCGGGCCTTCCTGCACCACTTTTTTCACCGTGCAGCGGTCGATCGAGCGCAGGATGCCGATGCGGTCTTTTTCGGAAATGTCTTCCGGCAGCTCGACCTGGATCTTGAAGATCTGCTTGTAGCGGTTTTCCGGGTCCACGATATTGTTCTGCGACAGCCGGATATTCTCGGTCGGGATATTGCGCGTGTTGCAGTACAACTTGACGAAGTACGCCGCGCACAGCGCCGACGACGCCAGGAAGTAATCGAACGGACCGGGCGCCGAGCCGTCGCCTTTATAGCGGATCGGCTGATCGGCAATCACCGTGAAGTCGTCGAACTTGGCTTCGAGACGCAGCTTGTCGAGAAAATTGACCTTAATTTCCATGGGGGGAATTCCGAAAAAGAAATGCAAAAAGGGCAGCCACCTGGGCTACCCCTGAGTCGAACTGCCTGATAAATCAATGGCTTAGGAGTATACCATATTTAACTCCCTGCTTCGGCCGCCAGCGTTTGCGCCAGGGTCGCACGGGCCTTGGCTGCGTAGTTGCGGCAGGCTTCGGCATCGATGAAGGCCACATCGCCGAGCGCTGCCTGTTTGGCTTTGCGTTCCCATAGGCCGCCCAGCTCCGGGTGGGCGGAGATCAGCACATCGCACGGCAATGCGGCGACGGTGGCGATCGAGCGCTCGACGTCCGCCTGCGCGTGCGGATACAGCGGATTGCGGCTGAAATACCGCCCCTCGGCGGCCAACGCGTACAGGCTGTCGGCAAACACCACGTTCACGGTGCGGCCGCCCTCCTCGGCCTGCCAGGTCCAGCTGACGCCGCCCTGCGTGTGGCCCGGCGTGAAGTGCGCGGTTACCGCCAGCGGACCAAGGTGGACGATTTCGCCGTCGCGCACGGCACGCGTGTGCGCGACGGGCGACATCGGCGTCAGGTTCGGAAATTGTGCATCGGCTGGATCGGGCTGGCCGCTTTCCAGTACCTTCACGGAGGCCGGGCTGGCCAATACCGTTGCACCGCTCAGCTTCTGCACATCGGCAATCGCGCCGGCATGATCCTGATGCGCGTGCGAATTCAGGATGTAGCGAATGTCTTCAACGCGGAAGCCGAGCTTGCGGATATGCGCCACCACCGGCTCG from Duganella dendranthematis encodes:
- a CDS encoding alpha/beta fold hydrolase yields the protein MQAMFTKLLAAGLLMLGVVAGPAHAEAPKSQFAEVNGVRLHYLTAGKGDPVILLHGYTESSHMWLPLIDKLSRDHLVIAPDLRGFGQSGLPQGPYTKAVMAQDVHALATSLGIKSAKVVGHDIGLMVAYAYAAQYPQEVSKIALMDAFLPGVGNWKDVWLLRDLWHFHFYGETPLALVKGRERTYFEHFWNDFAADKTKSLSEADRKFYTNEYAQPGHMRAGFEVFRAFEQDAKDFAGYAKTPLTMPMLVLTGEKASGEFLIQQARLVDTNVEGVVVKGSGHWLMEEATAQVVPKLVDFLK
- a CDS encoding ATP-binding protein translates to MPMAPLLAWRSAVSRRLQALDHGDQDLQGWRQRLLDGLCSVAFWLGLVAMLPSMWGSARQGHWPLIVTDVVALAGMVVLNYRRSIAYRLRAVALLGIAYLLAVMLLFAMGPLSQIYLLAVPVLCTVLIGSTAAMLALLGCTATLFVAGYLGGVEPGLAVMVVSPVAHWIILSINFLLVASILCVSCTYLLHGLAGALVRERAVHAQNAEALAARRAAEVSNQLKSDFLAMISHEVRTPLGGVIGMLRSALRDASLPHATRDKLRLSLSNAEVLLQIINDILDFSRLEAGKMPLEHLDFDLPALLRDVVDLLANRAEAKGISLVAEVDPALPVWWRGDPTRLRQVVVNLVGNGIKFTERGEVCVSVGPGQNGRGINITVRDTGIGIAAEALGRLFQKFEQADAATSRKYGGAGLGLAICKNIVAAMGGRIEATSQPGVGSVFSVLLPLEHGVPAPAAPVELLRPHQASLAVLCAEDGSINQLILRELLGYMGHTITVVEDGVAALEELAARDYDLLIMDDRMPRMDGYAALQRLRAGRDGVRNPGIPVIALTANAGPEDRQRFLAAGANGFLPKPIDENDLHAEIARQLDALLAQGRPLIADLHTMPARLDAMFGVTTAPASSAASRTAPSTTDSSDKLYRAMRAAFQIEGPRLLDVAQQGLDNGDAAAVALAAHRLMGAVAYLGADSLHARCAKIERLADAAELEALAPHLAALKLELEQALKTLASNAPA
- a CDS encoding amino acid permease, which produces MSILRTKDFDAMRAASAKPGGLRKVLGPVDLVLMGIGAIVGTGIFVLTGSGATTAGPALALSFVVAAFACGFAALCYAEFASILPVAGGIYTYSYAILGEIIAWMIGWDLILEYGLVTSAVSVGWSGYFQSLISGFGWHIPVALSAAPGALPGVTTFFNLPAFVIMMVLTVMLSLGVRESARINNIMVVIKIAVVLLFIFVGVRHVTPANWHPFMPYGGTGVMSAAALVFFAFIGFDAVTTAAEEVKQPKRDLPIGIIGSLAVCTVLYVVVSLIMTGIVPFTQFKGIDHPVSLALQFAGENWVAGFVDVGAILGMSTVILVMAFGQTRVLYAMSRDGLLPKQLSALNGKGTPIVATWLVGIVFGLLGALVPLQVLGELANIGTLAAFCLVSVAVIVLRKQRPDLKPAFRCPGVPVIPALAILFCGALMVFLSAVTWIAFIIWLLIGLVVYFTYARHHSALNKAS
- a CDS encoding OsmC domain/YcaO domain-containing protein, with protein sequence MEIKVNFLDKLRLEAKFDDFTVIADQPIRYKGDGSAPGPFDYFLASSALCAAYFVKLYCNTRNIPTENIRLSQNNIVDPENRYKQIFKIQVELPEDISEKDRIGILRSIDRCTVKKVVQEGPDFIIEEVANLDADAQALLTVSPGADTSTYIAGKDLPLEQTIANMSGLLAGLGIKIEIASWRNIVPNVWSLHIRDAHSPMCFTNGKGSTKESALASALGEYIERISNNHFYAGAFWGEDIANAEFVHYPNERWFKPGPKSKLPAGLLDDYTLEIYNPDGELRGKHLIDTNSGNVQRGICALPFARQSDGETVYFPSNLIENLYASNGMSAGNTLVEAQVQCLSEIFERAVKREILEGEIALPDVPQEVLAKYPGIVAGIQGLEEQGFPVLVKDASLGGQYPVMCVTLMNPRTGGVFASFGAHPSLEVALERSLTELMQGRSFEGLNDLPRPTFASEAVTEPYNFVEHFIDSSGVVSWRFFSAKADYDFVEWDFSAQGDNANAEEAATLFGILKDMGKEVYTAVYDQLGATACRILVPGYSEVYPVEDLIWDNTNKSLLFREDILNLHRLDDAKLEALLDRLENNELDDYGDIATLIGIEFDENTEWGQLNVLELKLLINLALQQLDEAHELVGAFLQYNDNTVERGLFYQALNVVLEVELDDELELDDYVVNFRRMFGNERMDAVLGSVDGSVRFYGLTPTSMQLEGLDRHQRLLDSYKKLHAARARAAAGR
- the bla gene encoding subclass B3 metallo-beta-lactamase is translated as MKKQIIGCITLMAACLITAKAADWYAPQEPFPLYGNTYYVGTGGISAVLITSPAGHILVDVGGPEATEPVVAHIRKLGFRVEDIRYILNSHAHQDHAGAIADVQKLSGATVLASPASVKVLESGQPDPADAQFPNLTPMSPVAHTRAVRDGEIVHLGPLAVTAHFTPGHTQGGVSWTWQAEEGGRTVNVVFADSLYALAAEGRYFSRNPLYPHAQADVERSIATVAALPCDVLISAHPELGGLWERKAKQAALGDVAFIDAEACRNYAAKARATLAQTLAAEAGS